Proteins from a single region of Verrucomicrobiia bacterium:
- a CDS encoding radical SAM protein produces MRMTCPDSLEPRAARMNRPLIAGARARLARAMLADCRLCAHDCGVNRLAGESGRCRAGAETRFFSAQIEVGDELELLPTFAIALSGCDLRCDFCITGSSSWNPRAGARFDVADVAAGARLAIEEGALTIQLLGGEPTIHLPAALALVAQLPVTAKLVWKTNAHGSWQSRQLLDGMFDVWVADFKFGNDDCALRLARVERYIETVQQNLLSTRSELIVRHLLMPGHIDCCWRPVAEWLAAQLPRVKVSLRAGFWPAWRSARHPELRRTVPADQQERAVCIARDLNLNLIQ; encoded by the coding sequence ATGCGCATGACTTGCCCGGATTCTCTCGAGCCCAGGGCGGCGCGAATGAACCGCCCGCTGATCGCCGGGGCTCGCGCGCGGCTCGCCCGTGCCATGCTCGCAGACTGCCGTCTCTGCGCCCACGATTGCGGGGTCAACCGGCTCGCCGGCGAATCGGGCCGCTGCCGAGCGGGAGCTGAGACCCGGTTTTTTTCGGCTCAAATCGAGGTTGGAGATGAGCTGGAGTTGCTTCCCACCTTTGCGATAGCCCTGAGCGGCTGCGATCTGCGTTGCGATTTCTGCATCACCGGTTCATCAAGCTGGAACCCAAGGGCAGGCGCGCGGTTCGATGTGGCCGATGTGGCCGCTGGCGCCCGCCTGGCTATCGAGGAGGGCGCACTCACCATCCAATTGCTGGGCGGCGAGCCCACCATCCATCTGCCTGCCGCCCTGGCGTTGGTCGCGCAACTTCCCGTAACGGCGAAACTGGTCTGGAAAACCAACGCCCATGGGTCGTGGCAGTCGCGGCAATTGCTCGATGGGATGTTCGATGTGTGGGTGGCGGATTTTAAATTCGGCAATGATGATTGCGCGCTAAGACTCGCGCGAGTTGAACGCTATATCGAGACCGTCCAGCAGAACCTGCTCAGTACCCGCTCCGAACTCATCGTTCGCCATCTGCTCATGCCTGGCCACATCGATTGTTGCTGGAGGCCCGTAGCCGAATGGCTTGCCGCCCAGTTGCCGCGAGTCAAGGTAAGCCTTCGTGCCGGCTTCTGGCCTGCCTGGCGCTCAGCCCGTCATCCCGAACTGCGCCGAACCGTTCCCGCCGATCAGCAGGAGCGCGCTGTGTGCATTGCGCGTGATTTAAACTTGAACCTCATTCAATGA
- a CDS encoding RNA polymerase sigma factor, which produces MSEPQALPASAETSPARLASSEFADLYNEYSRAIYYLALRLLSDPQKAEDATHDVFLKAFRKMSQFREESSWRTWLYRIAINHCRNLLQAWNERHMMSNADDAIWETTPAKADSPLRVLETKELGQRIQKALDGLPAEYRLLLLLVADQELSYEQVAALTEQSADAVRGKLHRARKAFAVLFQKTA; this is translated from the coding sequence GTGAGCGAGCCACAGGCATTACCCGCTTCTGCGGAGACATCGCCAGCCAGACTGGCGTCCTCTGAATTTGCCGACCTCTACAACGAGTATAGCCGCGCCATTTATTACCTGGCCCTCCGGTTGCTGAGCGACCCGCAAAAGGCCGAAGATGCCACCCATGACGTCTTTCTCAAGGCCTTCCGAAAGATGAGCCAGTTCCGAGAGGAATCCTCCTGGCGCACCTGGTTGTACCGGATTGCCATCAATCATTGCCGCAACCTGCTGCAGGCCTGGAACGAGCGGCACATGATGTCCAACGCCGATGATGCCATTTGGGAAACCACTCCCGCAAAAGCCGATTCCCCGCTGCGCGTGCTTGAAACAAAGGAACTAGGCCAGCGCATCCAGAAGGCATTGGATGGTCTGCCGGCGGAATACCGGCTGTTGCTCCTGCTGGTGGCCGACCAGGAATTGAGCTATGAGCAAGTCGCAGCCCTTACGGAGCAATCTGCCGACGCCGTCCGCGGCAAGCTCCACCGCGCGCGCAAGGCCTTTGCCGTCCTGTTTCAAAAAACGGCCTAG
- a CDS encoding VTT domain-containing protein — translation MVALMTADAEPIDEKCPERTADIEAEAEARPPWRKIALLALIVGVLLAIVYLSPLRDQLKHLREISLYIRGLGFWAPLALTGGIAALVAVGFPRLLFCVIAGMALGFWQGLLWAQFGTLLGNYGVFLTARSKGGDWARRYLSKRGRLHHLIQQEGILGVILARQLPVPGLLVNMTCGLVHIRHRHFIIGTIVGQLPEAVPCTLIGAGAIAASFGKSAGAISLAVAIAVALWVALRWFFRKRVRDETCTQPQK, via the coding sequence ATGGTAGCGCTGATGACGGCAGATGCCGAACCCATAGACGAGAAGTGCCCGGAACGAACCGCCGATATTGAAGCAGAGGCGGAAGCGCGGCCACCCTGGCGCAAGATCGCGCTGCTGGCGCTCATTGTTGGAGTTTTGCTGGCTATCGTGTACCTATCGCCGCTGCGGGACCAATTAAAGCACTTGCGGGAAATCAGCCTCTATATACGAGGCTTGGGATTCTGGGCGCCGCTGGCACTCACGGGGGGCATTGCCGCGCTGGTAGCGGTGGGGTTTCCGCGTTTGTTGTTTTGCGTCATCGCAGGCATGGCGCTGGGGTTTTGGCAGGGGCTGCTCTGGGCGCAGTTTGGCACGCTGCTGGGCAACTATGGTGTCTTCCTGACGGCCCGTTCCAAAGGAGGCGATTGGGCCCGGCGCTATCTTTCCAAACGCGGACGGCTCCATCACCTGATCCAGCAAGAAGGCATCCTGGGTGTTATCCTGGCGCGCCAATTGCCCGTGCCCGGACTGCTGGTCAACATGACCTGCGGGCTGGTGCACATCCGCCACCGCCACTTTATTATTGGGACAATCGTTGGTCAGTTGCCTGAAGCGGTGCCTTGCACCTTGATTGGCGCGGGGGCAATTGCCGCGTCATTTGGCAAAAGCGCCGGAGCCATCAGTCTTGCCGTGGCGATTGCGGTGGCGCTTTGGGTCGCGCTGCGGTGGTTCTTCAGAAAAAGGGTAAGGGATGAAACTTGTACTCAGCCCCAAAAGTAA